From Erwinia sp. HDF1-3R, one genomic window encodes:
- the waaA gene encoding lipid IV(A) 3-deoxy-D-manno-octulosonic acid transferase, which translates to MTTLYTVLLYLIQPLIWLRLWLRGRKAPAYRRRWAERYGYCEGKVLPDGILLHSVSVGETLAAVPLVRALRHRYPSMPITVTTMTPTGSERAASAFGTDVHHVYLPYDLPGSMNRFLDNTRPRLVIIMETELWPNMISLLHARKIPLVIANARLSERSAKGYKKLGKFMQQLLQKITLIAAQNQEDGDRFVSLGLKRAQLTVTGSLKFDISVTPELAARAITLRRQWAPRRPVWIATSTHEGEESIILDAHRKLLARFPNLLLILVPRHPERFSTARELTQKAGLSYTLRSSGEIPSGSTQVVIGDTMGELMLLYGIADLAFVGGSLVERGGHNPLEAAAHALPVLMGPHIFNFKDICARLQNADGMITVTDADSLDKEITTLLTDEDYRLYYGRHAVEVLHQNQGALQRLLQLLEPYLPQRNH; encoded by the coding sequence ATGACAACACTCTATACCGTCCTGCTCTATCTCATTCAGCCCCTAATCTGGCTTCGCCTCTGGCTGCGTGGCCGTAAAGCCCCTGCTTACCGCAGGCGCTGGGCCGAACGCTACGGTTATTGTGAAGGTAAAGTGCTGCCAGACGGCATTTTACTGCACTCGGTTTCCGTCGGCGAAACGCTGGCCGCCGTGCCTCTGGTCAGAGCCTTACGTCATCGCTACCCTTCGATGCCGATCACGGTTACCACCATGACTCCGACCGGCTCGGAACGCGCCGCCTCTGCGTTTGGTACCGATGTCCACCACGTCTATCTGCCCTACGATCTGCCTGGATCGATGAACCGCTTTCTGGATAATACCCGCCCCCGGCTGGTCATTATCATGGAAACCGAGCTGTGGCCGAATATGATCTCCCTGCTGCACGCCCGCAAAATACCGCTGGTGATCGCCAATGCCAGGCTCTCCGAACGGTCGGCAAAGGGCTATAAAAAGCTGGGCAAATTTATGCAGCAGCTGCTGCAAAAAATTACGCTGATTGCGGCGCAGAACCAGGAAGATGGCGATCGCTTTGTCAGCCTGGGGCTTAAACGCGCTCAGCTGACGGTAACCGGCAGCCTGAAGTTTGATATCTCCGTTACGCCGGAGCTGGCTGCCCGGGCGATCACACTTCGCCGCCAGTGGGCGCCTCGCCGTCCGGTCTGGATAGCGACCAGTACGCATGAGGGTGAAGAGAGTATTATTCTGGATGCGCACCGCAAGCTGCTGGCCCGCTTCCCTAATTTGCTGTTAATTCTGGTGCCCCGCCACCCCGAGCGCTTCTCAACTGCCCGCGAACTGACGCAGAAGGCAGGTTTAAGCTATACCCTGCGCAGCAGCGGCGAGATCCCCTCCGGCAGTACGCAGGTCGTGATTGGCGACACCATGGGCGAGCTGATGCTGCTTTACGGCATCGCCGATCTGGCCTTTGTTGGCGGTAGCCTGGTTGAGCGGGGCGGTCATAATCCTCTGGAAGCCGCCGCACATGCGCTGCCGGTGCTGATGGGTCCACATATCTTTAACTTTAAGGATATCTGCGCCAGACTGCAAAATGCTGACGGCATGATAACCGTTACCGATGCTGACTCGCTGGATAAAGAGATTACTACGCTGCTGACCGATGAGGATTATCGTCTGTACTATGGTCGACATGCCGTGGAGGTGCTTCACCAGAATCAGGGAGCGCTGCAGCGTCTGCTACAGTTACTCGAACCCTATTTACCACAGCGGAATCACTAA
- a CDS encoding deacetylase, with translation MKKPAFIITIDTEGDNLWRNRSGNVTTKNAQYLARFQQISEKYAFKPTWLTNYEMAIDPVYIDFARDVIARGQGEVGMHLHAWNSPPVSPLTDDDWRFQPYLIEYPAEEMRSKVVYMTDLLEETFQTKMLSHRAGRWAFNEAYARLLIELGYRVDCSVTPRVNWTFSPGAPQGQGGTDYTHFPRDAYYLDINDISRPGNSPLLEVPMTTYYKHSGLMNSFKQGYDKLRGKQRSPSVYWLRPTGGNAQQMIAVAEKTLAQGADYVEFMLHSSEFMPDGSPTFKNEGDIDRLYDDLETLFSWLHHRTQGMTLAEFAQTKPQ, from the coding sequence ATGAAGAAACCAGCATTTATTATTACTATCGATACTGAAGGCGATAATTTATGGCGTAATCGTTCCGGGAACGTTACGACCAAAAACGCGCAATATCTTGCCCGATTCCAGCAAATTAGCGAGAAGTATGCCTTCAAGCCGACCTGGCTGACCAACTATGAAATGGCCATCGACCCCGTCTATATCGATTTCGCCCGCGATGTGATTGCCCGTGGTCAGGGGGAGGTGGGTATGCACTTACATGCGTGGAACAGCCCGCCCGTCAGTCCATTGACCGATGATGACTGGCGTTTTCAGCCTTATCTGATCGAATATCCCGCTGAGGAAATGCGCAGCAAAGTCGTCTATATGACCGACCTGCTGGAAGAGACGTTTCAGACAAAAATGCTGAGCCACCGCGCAGGCCGCTGGGCGTTTAACGAAGCGTATGCCCGGCTGCTGATCGAACTGGGATACCGCGTTGACTGTTCGGTGACCCCACGCGTGAACTGGACCTTCTCGCCAGGTGCCCCGCAGGGGCAGGGTGGTACCGATTATACCCACTTCCCGCGTGATGCTTATTATCTTGATATCAATGATATTTCGCGGCCCGGCAACTCACCGCTGCTGGAAGTTCCCATGACCACGTACTATAAACATTCGGGGTTAATGAACAGCTTTAAGCAGGGCTATGACAAACTTCGCGGTAAGCAACGCAGCCCCTCAGTCTACTGGCTGCGCCCGACCGGAGGCAATGCGCAGCAGATGATCGCGGTGGCGGAAAAGACCCTGGCGCAAGGTGCGGACTACGTTGAATTTATGCTGCATTCGTCGGAGTTTATGCCAGACGGCAGCCCAACCTTTAAGAACGAGGGTGATATTGATCGATTGTATGACGATCTGGAGACGCTGTTCAGCTGGTTGCACCATCGGACCCAGGGAATGACTCTCGCAGAATTTGCGCAAACAAAACCACAATAA
- a CDS encoding glycosyltransferase family 2 protein: MNTPCQLSILIAAHNCEPYLANTLDTIFASLGTAQQRAEIIIINDASTDATQSIIDDYAARYSQIRTDRTAFRNVGKVRNHAVSLARGEYILMVDSDDSLLAGALQERLTLLQQRAPDILLSKIIEVRGDDSLPSWQPDEPIELNRDQSIERFLVHRDYQAHFIGQFFSRRLFQQHAFPDFICYEDTWLFPLMLTLSTRTLYSRAGFYLYRKHAHSLSSDVNAEKIRCLIAATQNMDRVLPHAFQHLITCHWLDIANRYHTQLQNTPQGETVRTRIRQVSLLRFLLNGKIRLSYKRKMLAVRRRGW; encoded by the coding sequence ATGAACACACCCTGTCAGCTTAGCATTCTGATCGCAGCGCACAATTGCGAGCCCTATCTGGCGAATACGCTGGACACGATTTTTGCCTCCCTGGGCACGGCCCAGCAGCGCGCCGAGATTATCATCATCAATGACGCCTCCACCGATGCCACCCAGAGCATTATTGATGACTATGCCGCTCGTTACTCGCAGATCCGTACCGACCGGACAGCGTTCCGCAACGTCGGCAAAGTGCGAAATCACGCGGTAAGCCTGGCGCGCGGCGAATACATTCTGATGGTAGACAGCGATGATTCGCTGCTTGCGGGCGCGCTACAGGAGCGGCTTACCCTGCTGCAACAGCGCGCGCCAGATATTTTGCTGAGTAAAATCATTGAGGTGCGGGGCGACGACTCGCTCCCGTCATGGCAGCCTGACGAGCCCATCGAGCTTAACCGGGACCAGTCTATTGAACGCTTCCTTGTTCATCGTGATTACCAGGCACATTTTATCGGGCAGTTTTTTTCCCGTCGCCTGTTTCAGCAGCACGCCTTTCCGGACTTCATCTGCTACGAAGACACCTGGCTCTTCCCCTTAATGCTGACTCTCAGCACCAGAACGCTCTACAGCCGGGCGGGATTTTACCTCTACCGCAAACATGCGCACAGCCTCTCTTCAGACGTTAACGCCGAAAAAATTCGCTGCCTGATTGCCGCCACGCAAAATATGGACCGGGTACTGCCTCACGCCTTTCAGCACCTGATTACCTGCCACTGGTTGGATATCGCCAACCGCTATCATACCCAGCTTCAGAACACGCCGCAGGGAGAGACTGTCAGGACGCGGATCCGTCAGGTGAGTCTGTTGCGGTTTTTGCTGAACGGAAAAATCAGGCTGAGTTACAAAAGGAAGATGCTGGCCGTGCGCAGGCGGGGCTGGTAA
- the rfaQ gene encoding putative lipopolysaccharide heptosyltransferase III, with protein MPTPQTIPDAFVPQNILLIKLRHHGDMLLTTPVIQALHQRYPHANIDVLLYKETLPMLKAHPLLRHLHFIDRNWKKEGGVKHISHEIGLIKTLRQCRYDLVINLADQWRSAIITRMTGAKVRIGFDYKKRRNALWRHSHTHLVSTDRHAQLHTVEQNLAALAPLGIAPEGWSAAMHYSEADWQKTRSTLLAYQPVERPYIVIQPTSRWTYKCWEDDKVAGLVDALSDDSSDIILTAAPDKNELAMIEHILSLCHGRRVISLAGQLSLSQLAALIDHARLFIGVDSAPMHMAAALNTPCIALFGPTKLTQWRPWGNNNRVIWAGDYAPLPSPDSIDTKTKLRYLSAIPLDEVVAAARKYLDE; from the coding sequence ATGCCAACGCCTCAAACGATCCCTGACGCCTTTGTGCCGCAAAATATACTGCTGATCAAGCTGCGTCACCATGGTGATATGCTGCTCACCACGCCGGTTATTCAGGCGCTTCATCAGCGCTATCCCCATGCCAACATTGATGTGCTGCTTTATAAAGAAACCCTGCCCATGCTCAAGGCGCACCCGCTGCTCCGCCATCTGCATTTTATTGACCGCAACTGGAAGAAAGAGGGTGGCGTAAAGCATATTTCTCATGAAATCGGACTGATTAAGACGCTCCGGCAGTGTCGTTACGATCTGGTCATCAACCTTGCCGACCAGTGGCGCAGTGCGATTATTACCCGAATGACAGGCGCAAAAGTCAGGATTGGCTTTGATTATAAAAAACGGCGTAACGCCCTCTGGCGGCATTCCCATACCCATCTGGTCTCCACCGACCGCCATGCGCAGCTGCACACCGTCGAACAAAACCTGGCGGCGCTGGCTCCACTGGGGATCGCCCCTGAAGGCTGGTCGGCGGCGATGCATTACAGCGAGGCGGACTGGCAGAAAACGCGGAGCACGCTTCTCGCATATCAGCCGGTGGAAAGGCCCTATATCGTGATTCAGCCGACTTCGCGCTGGACCTATAAGTGCTGGGAAGACGATAAGGTCGCCGGACTGGTCGATGCCCTTAGCGATGACAGCAGCGACATCATTCTTACTGCGGCCCCGGACAAAAACGAGCTGGCGATGATCGAACATATTCTTTCGCTTTGCCACGGCCGCCGGGTTATTTCGCTGGCAGGCCAGCTGTCGCTGTCGCAGCTGGCAGCCCTGATCGACCATGCCAGACTGTTTATCGGCGTGGACTCAGCGCCGATGCATATGGCTGCGGCGCTGAATACGCCGTGCATTGCGCTGTTTGGCCCTACCAAGCTCACCCAGTGGCGCCCCTGGGGAAACAATAATCGGGTCATCTGGGCGGGAGACTATGCGCCCCTGCCGTCGCCTGACAGTATTGATACCAAAACGAAACTCCGCTACCTCTCCGCGATACCACTTGATGAAGTTGTCGCTGCCGCAAGGAAATATCTGGATGAATAA
- a CDS encoding glycosyltransferase family 9 protein — MNYVLLFILLLPLKLALKLVQKKTARNLVIQTAKIGDFVNITPLLSHLKHSDALLSRSVAPLARHDATLDEIFYIEEHKSSTLSKLKLAFMLMNRYENIYLLQPNNANLFFAACCNAGNKQFLSMYRRKWYQQLFYLTASGTVEHTKTTLTLENYLKLADRSLTRASYPKHATLPLLKPQNTPEEIFRTDRIKIGISISAGNQAKTIPPAIWKRLFERLSDLPCLFYVFGSPEELPRLNALYEAIDNADNIVNLIGKVSLEGLPWAISNMDCYVASDSGNVYIADSQNVPVILIYGPCCVEEQRPLGDVLLIGPNHISPSSFVFHALYAFNHPVEQLFELDPRKLDDIYHFISARSPLLAQEKKTLP; from the coding sequence GTGAATTATGTTCTGCTCTTTATCCTGCTTCTTCCTTTGAAGCTGGCCTTAAAGCTGGTGCAAAAGAAGACGGCACGTAATCTGGTTATCCAGACGGCGAAGATTGGCGATTTCGTCAATATTACGCCGCTGCTAAGCCATCTGAAGCACAGTGATGCCCTGCTGAGCCGTTCTGTCGCGCCGCTGGCGCGGCATGATGCCACGCTGGATGAGATTTTTTATATCGAAGAACATAAAAGCAGCACGCTGAGTAAGCTTAAGCTCGCCTTCATGCTGATGAATCGCTATGAAAATATCTATCTGTTACAGCCTAACAACGCCAATCTGTTTTTTGCCGCCTGCTGCAACGCGGGTAATAAGCAGTTTTTGTCGATGTACCGTCGGAAGTGGTATCAGCAGCTATTTTATCTGACCGCCAGCGGCACGGTTGAGCATACAAAAACCACGCTGACCCTGGAAAACTACCTTAAGCTGGCTGACCGCTCTCTGACGCGTGCGAGCTATCCTAAGCATGCCACACTGCCGCTGCTGAAGCCGCAGAATACGCCCGAGGAGATTTTCCGCACGGATCGGATAAAGATTGGTATCAGCATTTCGGCTGGGAATCAGGCGAAAACGATCCCTCCGGCCATCTGGAAGCGTCTTTTTGAGCGACTGAGCGATCTGCCCTGCCTGTTTTATGTTTTCGGCTCGCCTGAAGAACTTCCCCGGCTGAACGCGCTCTATGAGGCGATCGATAACGCCGATAACATCGTGAATCTGATTGGTAAAGTGTCACTGGAAGGCCTTCCGTGGGCAATCAGCAACATGGATTGTTATGTCGCGTCCGATTCAGGCAATGTTTACATCGCAGATTCGCAAAACGTGCCGGTTATTCTGATTTACGGCCCCTGCTGCGTCGAAGAGCAGCGGCCGCTGGGTGACGTTTTACTGATTGGTCCAAACCATATTTCACCCTCGTCTTTTGTGTTTCATGCGCTGTATGCATTTAACCACCCCGTCGAGCAGCTTTTTGAGCTTGATCCGCGAAAGCTTGATGATATTTATCATTTTATCAGTGCCAGAAGCCCCCTCCTGGCCCAGGAAAAGAAGACGTTACCCTGA
- a CDS encoding glycosyltransferase, giving the protein MIIDGLPGGGAEKVVLTLSKGLIERGHRVSLFSLRTVCDYSIPEGLDYQVIKDRCKKPWRKLTELNRRAAGLDRAISEAEKTGGAFDLVVSHLHKTDRIVSRSRVLDADKTWFCLHGVFSASYLGHRKGFSRWLKERKTRCVYQNRNLIGVSQYVMDDLKSAFLVRPKRERVISNPFDFDVIEQLSLQPCSMEGKEYLIHVGRFHQTKRHDRLLRAYAQSGLSAPLLLIGQGNPEITAKIKGLVTELGIEDRVIFKGFMDNPYPYIRQAKILVVSSDSEGFGNVLVEALICHSPVVSTRCPGGPISILTGDLARGLADMSEASLAATLREVWFNPPAVTALDLQAYTIETVCQQYLDLINPD; this is encoded by the coding sequence ATGATCATTGATGGCCTGCCGGGCGGGGGAGCCGAGAAGGTGGTTCTGACGCTTTCAAAAGGGCTGATTGAGCGCGGGCATCGGGTTTCGCTGTTTTCACTGCGTACCGTGTGCGACTACAGCATTCCTGAGGGGCTTGATTATCAGGTGATAAAAGATCGCTGCAAAAAGCCCTGGCGCAAGCTGACTGAGCTTAACCGCCGTGCCGCAGGGCTCGATCGTGCCATCAGCGAAGCGGAGAAAACGGGCGGTGCTTTCGATCTGGTTGTCTCGCATCTGCATAAAACCGATCGTATCGTCAGCCGCTCCAGGGTGCTGGATGCCGATAAAACCTGGTTCTGCCTGCACGGGGTCTTCTCCGCCTCTTACCTGGGTCACCGCAAAGGTTTCTCACGCTGGTTAAAGGAGCGTAAAACCCGCTGCGTCTATCAAAACCGCAACCTGATTGGCGTATCACAGTATGTGATGGACGATCTCAAAAGTGCTTTTTTGGTAAGACCGAAGCGCGAGCGTGTGATATCTAATCCCTTTGACTTTGACGTCATTGAGCAGCTGTCGCTACAGCCCTGTAGCATGGAAGGAAAAGAGTACCTCATCCACGTTGGACGTTTTCACCAGACTAAACGCCATGACCGTCTGCTGCGGGCCTATGCCCAAAGTGGCCTCTCTGCCCCACTGCTGCTGATTGGTCAGGGGAACCCTGAAATTACCGCAAAAATCAAAGGGCTGGTCACTGAACTGGGGATTGAAGACAGGGTTATCTTCAAAGGCTTTATGGATAATCCTTACCCCTATATACGCCAGGCAAAAATTTTAGTCGTCAGTTCAGATAGCGAAGGTTTTGGCAACGTCCTGGTTGAAGCGCTGATTTGTCACAGTCCGGTGGTCAGTACCCGCTGTCCTGGCGGTCCGATAAGCATCCTGACCGGCGATCTTGCTCGCGGCCTTGCTGATATGAGTGAAGCGTCGCTGGCCGCGACGCTCAGGGAAGTTTGGTTCAACCCTCCCGCGGTGACTGCGCTGGACCTGCAGGCTTACACTATTGAAACAGTTTGCCAACAGTACCTTGATTTAATTAACCCAGACTAA
- a CDS encoding glycosyltransferase family 4 protein produces the protein MNKVRLAIVRQKYRPDGGAERFIARALEALDDSSLELNIITRDWQGEPRPDWHLHICNPKKWGRISRERGFAEAARACWQREQFDIVQSHERISGCDIFRAGDGVHRVWLAQRARIVSPFQRLLTQASAYHRYVMAAEEAMFRSPSLKKIICNSQMVKNDIMRCFQVPEEKFAVIYNAIDAQRFQPATREQRQQMREKLGLPEHARVFIYVGSGFERKGLKACIEALAPTDAHLLVIGQDKHQPRYAALAQRLNCADRIHFAGVQHEVIPFYHAADALMLPTLYDPFPNVILEAMACGLPVITSFTCGGAEFIVEGQQGFVCDALDVPALTRAANAIPLRTADSRMGDAARERVLPCSPQQLAGQLNALYQQVLQQR, from the coding sequence ATGAATAAAGTCAGACTGGCAATCGTTCGGCAGAAGTATCGCCCCGACGGCGGCGCCGAACGTTTTATCGCCCGCGCGCTGGAAGCACTGGACGACAGCAGCCTTGAACTGAATATCATCACGCGCGACTGGCAGGGAGAACCCCGACCAGACTGGCACCTGCATATCTGCAATCCTAAAAAGTGGGGCCGCATCTCGCGCGAGCGGGGCTTTGCCGAGGCGGCTCGGGCCTGCTGGCAGCGCGAGCAGTTTGATATCGTACAGAGCCACGAGCGCATCAGTGGCTGTGATATTTTTCGCGCGGGCGATGGCGTACACCGCGTATGGCTTGCGCAGCGTGCCAGAATCGTTTCACCGTTCCAGCGTCTGCTAACCCAGGCCAGTGCTTATCATCGTTACGTTATGGCCGCCGAGGAGGCGATGTTCCGTTCGCCCTCGCTGAAGAAAATCATCTGTAATTCGCAGATGGTGAAAAACGATATCATGCGCTGTTTTCAGGTGCCGGAGGAGAAATTTGCGGTTATCTATAACGCTATCGACGCGCAGCGTTTCCAACCCGCCACCCGCGAACAGCGTCAGCAAATGCGCGAAAAACTGGGTCTGCCGGAGCATGCCAGGGTCTTTATCTACGTTGGATCGGGCTTTGAACGAAAGGGTTTAAAAGCCTGTATCGAAGCGCTTGCGCCGACTGACGCCCATCTGCTGGTGATCGGACAGGACAAACATCAGCCTCGTTACGCTGCGCTCGCTCAGCGTCTGAACTGTGCGGATCGCATCCATTTTGCCGGCGTGCAGCATGAGGTGATCCCCTTCTATCATGCCGCCGACGCGCTCATGCTGCCAACGCTGTACGATCCTTTTCCCAACGTCATTCTGGAAGCGATGGCCTGCGGCCTGCCCGTAATCACCAGCTTCACCTGCGGCGGTGCAGAGTTTATTGTTGAGGGTCAGCAGGGATTCGTTTGCGATGCGCTGGATGTTCCGGCACTGACCCGGGCCGCAAACGCAATACCGCTGCGAACGGCAGACAGCCGCATGGGTGATGCAGCGCGTGAACGGGTGCTACCCTGCTCGCCTCAGCAGCTGGCGGGCCAGCTTAATGCGCTCTATCAACAAGTGCTGCAACAGCGCTGA
- a CDS encoding glycosyltransferase, with amino-acid sequence MNPHSEAPAPRLSVIIPMYNAGESFQAFMSSLLAQTLEDLEVIIVNDGSTDRSAELAHRYAADYPHVQVIDRENGGVSRARNDGLAAARGKYVTFPDADDTLSPEMYSTLVSMAERDDLDVAQCNAERVFWGGSEARPLIPLERLGSTEVLSGPAWLSRALASNRYLHVVWLGIYRRSLIEQLNLRFEPGLHHQDIPWTTELMMNVQRVRYIDTVLYRYYVHDQSISNQTRTGQRNVEYQKHYMKIARMLEEINQRYRRKVKIYPEFHRQVTKEALSVCHSVRREPEEAARQAIIADLFATGTPGRMLRNARGIRQWYQLLLWLCRIYRWRQR; translated from the coding sequence ATGAATCCGCATTCTGAAGCCCCAGCCCCGCGCCTGAGCGTAATAATCCCGATGTATAACGCAGGAGAGAGTTTTCAGGCCTTTATGTCGTCCCTGCTGGCTCAAACCCTGGAAGACCTGGAGGTGATCATCGTTAATGACGGCTCCACGGATCGGTCTGCGGAACTGGCCCATCGCTATGCCGCAGACTATCCACACGTTCAGGTGATCGACCGTGAAAACGGCGGTGTATCAAGAGCCAGAAATGACGGCCTTGCCGCTGCGCGTGGAAAATATGTCACTTTCCCGGATGCCGACGATACGCTCTCACCTGAGATGTACAGCACCCTGGTCAGCATGGCAGAACGGGACGACCTGGATGTCGCACAGTGTAATGCCGAGCGGGTGTTCTGGGGAGGAAGTGAAGCCCGCCCGCTTATCCCTCTCGAGCGGTTGGGGTCGACGGAAGTCCTTAGCGGCCCGGCATGGCTCAGCAGGGCGCTGGCCAGTAATCGTTACCTGCATGTCGTCTGGCTGGGCATTTACCGCCGTTCGCTGATTGAGCAGCTCAACCTGCGCTTTGAACCCGGTCTGCACCATCAGGACATTCCCTGGACGACCGAGCTGATGATGAACGTTCAGCGGGTGCGCTATATCGATACCGTCCTGTACCGTTATTATGTTCATGACCAGTCGATCAGTAATCAGACGCGCACCGGCCAGCGTAATGTCGAGTATCAAAAACATTACATGAAAATTGCGCGGATGCTGGAAGAGATTAACCAGCGCTACCGGCGCAAAGTAAAAATTTACCCCGAGTTTCATCGGCAGGTGACAAAAGAGGCGCTCAGCGTCTGTCACTCTGTGCGCCGTGAGCCGGAAGAAGCGGCTCGCCAGGCAATAATAGCGGACCTTTTTGCTACCGGTACGCCTGGCCGTATGCTGCGGAACGCGCGGGGTATTCGACAGTGGTATCAACTGCTGCTCTGGCTTTGCCGAATTTACCGCTGGCGTCAGCGATAG
- a CDS encoding O-antigen ligase family protein has product MLIRRNTEQLRTVFYFLTLVSAMLSIMLTFIDIKAAKVLFYWSFYFSLAGILFNRKDVDRSRLWFLAMLAILGASKLIWFYWEYYGGPDYTTYNDYMNAGKRLLLVCVTGYWLFSQMQHFRAKSILCIKYGLLTAFAAATAYGFWQYFSDMHRVEFALDRATISAYGYAMLSMVVLFLLASEKHSPGSMLCCLAIFLLSWFVLMQTGTRNMMAAYPLIILVVGVLQFRHFGLKSLLAILVAVGVLVALSYKPIIKPKLDTTFQEYTLYNQSNGNENGSLTTRLAMWQVGWWCLSAHPLGMKSEDRTACFQRYVDTYHKDSVSMLYEKVHLHNEVLDTASLQGIQGAVVLLMFYLSLVVYALRSQNSLLLAVMLGVIVSGLTDVVFISRELTVCVALMLVVCEMWNALTRPRITHSD; this is encoded by the coding sequence ATGCTAATCAGACGTAATACGGAACAGCTTCGCACAGTTTTTTATTTTCTGACGCTGGTCAGCGCAATGCTATCGATCATGCTGACCTTTATTGATATCAAGGCAGCCAAGGTCCTGTTTTATTGGTCTTTCTATTTCTCTCTCGCCGGTATCCTGTTTAACCGGAAAGACGTTGACCGCTCGCGACTGTGGTTTCTGGCGATGCTGGCGATACTCGGTGCCAGCAAGCTGATTTGGTTTTACTGGGAGTATTATGGCGGCCCGGATTACACCACCTATAACGACTATATGAACGCCGGGAAACGCCTGCTGCTGGTCTGCGTGACGGGCTACTGGCTCTTTTCACAGATGCAGCATTTCCGGGCGAAAAGCATCCTCTGCATTAAGTATGGCCTGCTAACGGCATTCGCCGCCGCGACCGCGTATGGCTTCTGGCAGTATTTCAGCGACATGCACCGGGTAGAATTTGCGCTCGATCGCGCCACTATCTCTGCATATGGCTATGCGATGCTCTCTATGGTGGTGCTGTTTCTGCTGGCTTCCGAAAAGCATTCGCCGGGCAGCATGCTCTGCTGCCTGGCCATTTTCCTGCTCTCCTGGTTTGTACTGATGCAAACCGGTACGCGCAATATGATGGCGGCTTATCCGTTAATCATCCTGGTGGTGGGCGTGCTGCAGTTTCGTCATTTTGGGTTAAAGTCGCTGCTGGCGATACTGGTTGCCGTTGGCGTCCTGGTCGCGCTGAGCTATAAGCCGATCATTAAGCCGAAGCTGGATACCACCTTCCAGGAATACACCCTTTATAATCAGTCAAACGGCAACGAAAACGGCTCTCTCACTACCCGACTGGCGATGTGGCAGGTTGGCTGGTGGTGCCTGAGCGCCCATCCGTTGGGAATGAAGTCTGAAGATCGCACCGCCTGTTTTCAGCGGTATGTCGACACCTATCACAAGGACAGCGTGTCGATGCTGTACGAGAAGGTGCATCTGCATAACGAGGTGCTGGATACTGCCAGCCTGCAGGGGATTCAGGGCGCGGTGGTGCTGCTGATGTTTTATCTGTCGCTGGTGGTTTACGCTCTGCGCTCGCAAAACTCACTGCTGCTGGCGGTGATGCTCGGCGTAATTGTCAGCGGTCTGACTGATGTGGTGTTTATAAGTCGGGAACTGACGGTATGCGTCGCGCTGATGTTGGTCGTGTGTGAGATGTGGAATGCGCTGACCCGGCCACGGATAACGCACAGCGATTAA